The stretch of DNA AATCTGCGGAACGATTTCGGTTTTGCAGGTTGTTTTGCCGTGGATAGCAACGGACTCAGTGGAGGGAATTGTTCTTTTTTGGTTGCATGAGGTTGTGGTTGATCTGAAGAGTTTCAGTTCGGGCCATATTGACATATGGTGCAGAGACGAAGCGAACAATCTATTGAATGAAGATTTACGGGTTTCTATGGAGCTCCTCGGGCTGTGAATAGACATCATAGCCGGAGATTCCTGAAAATGATATATGGTActtcctccgtcccataatataagagcgtttttgacattatactagtgtcaaaaacgttcttatattatatGACGAAAAAAGTATTAAACATGGTTGATTTGTACGGGGGATTTTAATGAAACATTCTACGGCAGCGAACATTTTTCTTTGTCCGCTAGACACGAATGACAAATGCGTGCATTTGAGGAGGTGACTGATGAATGTCAATTCCAAGATCTGGGTTACTCCGGCTTGCCATCTACTGTAGTAGATAATCGGCAGCGGGGCAATTCAAATGTCAAAACTCGGCTGGGCAGAGCGTTTGGTAATGCAGCGTTCTTGGCCCGTTTTGAACACAAACATATGTGTGACACATCGTTTCTGCGTTATCTGACCATTGCGTCGTGCTGGCTGAATTCTTTGAGAATCTGTCTTCATAGCGATCAAGGGGACCCAAACCTTTCAGATACGAGAACGTGTGGCAAACAAACATCGATATGATTATTTGATTGCTGACAATTGGCGCAAGGGATCTGGTGATAATGGTCTACAGGGTGTTGCTTAAGCCGTGTCAGACCTAATCTGTGGTTGAATTGTTAGGTGGATAGTGATATCCCCAACCCATTAGAGTTTAAGTCCCCGTGCTCACATTATTCCTGTATTTATTTTAGGATATCTGGCGATGCTTTTTCAATTGGAGACGTACCCGTCGACGACGAGACGcttatggtgacttcgtaaatctcaagttgatatgccggctcagtctcttgAAGATGCTCATAGGGGTAGAGTGTGCATATGTACGTTCATATGGGTGAGTATGTGCGTGTCCAAGTCACACTCAATGCATGGGGCACTCGAGAGTTTGGTAGTTTGACCTGCACTGCTGGAGAGAAAATGTGTGGCAAATCTGTGGCTCCTGGGCCATCGGACAAGAAGTCCATCATGGATAAACTTCGGAAAACATTTCACCTATAATAATTGTGTGATCAGTCCAAAAACATTTTACACAAATTGACACGTTTTGAAAGATTAAAATTTCATGAAATTTCCAAGTGGCAATTACAAATTTTCTAATTTTGTCATGATGTATGAGACAAACTTTTTATAAATTTGCCATGTGATCAATCCAAATATTTTTCTATAAATCCAACATGTTCTAGAAAACGAGTATTTATAAAATTTCCGTTTCATTGTcgcatttttttattttttgccaTGATGTAGTAAACAAATTTTTCATCATTTCTAGGGAACAAATTTTTTTCTCTAGAACTCGCGATGTGTCCAGTACAGACAACAAGTTGCTAGCCTAAAAAAATTCCACCATTTTTTTGAACTTGCAATGTGTCGAGTACAAACCACAAAGTTGTTATCCTAAAAAATGTCACATAAATTTGCCATCCAACCACCAATATGAAGGAAAAATTGCCAGAGTACAAGACACGACATATACCGGAGTAGGAGCTCGTAGGCGAGCTGGAGATGCGGCCATGCGAGATCGAGGTagggctcctcctcctcctcaggGGTGGCATTTGGGTCAATGGAGGAAATAGACTCGTGCAGCTCGAGGGGCACGGGCGGAATATGTTGGTGGAGATGGCGGTGACTAGGGTCTCTGGATGTTGACGAGGAGGTGTGCGGGTGCAGCCTACACGTAGTCGACGAGCTCGAGGAGCGCCTAGCGCTTGGCCTCCCTCTCGTGGGGCATGCCTAAGGGAGTCAGAGAAATCGAAGAGCGCGGTGATGAGGCACAACTTGCGGAGGAGGCAAGGGCAGTCTGCGACTGCGATGTCGCGGAGGAGCAGGAGCGGCTCGAGGAGCAGCAGCAACACGCTGGATGCGGCGGCGACATGGAAGGCAGGTTCACTAATAAGTATGGGTCTAGTTGTAGATGCTCTTAAATTCCCTTCTAATGAGCATTGGATGTGGGTTATCCTTAGCCAAGTTCACTAATTCCCAAAGAAAAGCAGTTTTATACTTATCATGGGCAGCCCCATAGAATGTCATCAGACTCCATATAAAATTATTGCCTCTATTTCACAGATGAAATATAAAATTCTTTAGTTGAAAAAGCTAACAAGTCCATGGTTGTGATTTGAATCCCAAGTGAGATTCCTCTAGACATTTCATGTGTTGTTAGACTATGTCACGTGTAGTCAAAATCACATCTTAAGTGATCTAAGACATTCGCATGGAAGTCACATTTACTGGGCTTGAAAATCACCATGAAATTCAATCCATGTTGTCGCACACAATCACTGACGCGTTTATGTCGTCAAGTCTGAAAGACCTTTGCTATTCCAGAACACGCCATTCATGTGGAAATTCGGGTTCGCGGGCTACCTTCGCCTTCTTGGgcgttttttttgttttttaaggAATGTGGTTTAGAATTTCATAAAGATGTGAAGTCACAAAACATGAACTAAGGTATGGCATCATATAATCCAATCTTGGCAACTGCTCCAGGAAGAAGCAGATCATCATTGTATCATCATTTTCCTCCTCGGTTTGAAGGTTAGAGAGGTACTCAGATATTTTAGAGAAACCTTTTAAGCGGTCGATCTTCATGTGTTTGAGCACCAAAACCGATAGACTCGCCTCGTTAAGCTAGAAGAAATGTGAGTATTTCATCTGTAAAAAAATATGAGTATTTGAGCAAGCAAGAAAGGATTCCATAGATACCTGGTGTGAAGTTCAAATTACGTGAAGCCTCGTAGCACATCTCCTTGTGCATAACATGCTCATCGGTCGGAGAAGACCTCAGCGATGATGGATTGACAGGTACAGTAGTCGTAGACAACGAAGTCGATGCTGCGGGAGGGGCCTGTGCCGTTGACGGAACAACCCCTAGTGACGTCAACAAGGTCCCTAATCCGAACTGCATGGCCCCACCAACCTATAAGTTCAATGTTATGGACCATACTATTTGACTACCATCAGCTCGCAACCAACCTCACGCGAACATTTTGTTCGCTATGGACAAGTGAAGACAACTAACAAAAGATCTTCGCTGTAGCGGGTTCCAGCACGACCTCATTTGGCCCAAAAACGCCTTAACGGGCTGCAGAAAAAACAAACTTCATCTTGAGTCTGTTTCTGCATGACAAATTGCTGTGCTCAGCTAAAAAAAGGATACcctaaaaaataaaaataaaaaaggaataCACATATATAGTACATAATTAAAAACTGCCACCTCTCTAAATAGAAAATGCCACAAAAATACATAAATTACAAATTTATAGAATGACATGCTGTGAGAAGTGAAAATTGCCATGCTACTTTATAAAACTGCCCTTTAGTTAAAAGGGTTTTATCTGCATAAGCCCCACTAAAAATTGCATGCCACTAAAAGCAAAAATGCCACCATCTCAATAATAAAAATGCCATCCTATTATGAATAAAAATGACATGTGCTTATTAATAAAACTGCCATGCCATTGAAATAAAAATGTCATCCTCTCGATAATAAATTGGCATCCCTATTATTAATAAAAATGGCATATTATTAATAATAAAACTGCCATGCCATTGAAATAAAAATGTCATCCTCTCGATAATAAATTGACATCCCTATTATTAATAAAAATGGCATATTATTAATAATAAAACTGCCATGTAAAAAAACAAAGTTGACTTATGTGCATTAGAAAAAATATTTAAATTTGTGCACGTGacatactccctctgtcctataatataagagtgtttttgaCGCTACAcaagacggagggagtagtttaaaaaaatataaaaactgCCATATTAAATTCTTTAAAAAATGCCATGTACCTAACCAAAAAAGAACATAAAGAGCTATGGTTTCCCAGGTAGAGACTCGTGTACCTAGCCAGTGTGGTGTACGGGAAGTGTTTTGATTAGTATTATGTTCACTAGCTTTTATATTCACAACAATGTGTTATCCACGTACAGATGAAGGACTAGGTGCAACATCTGCAGTACTTAGAGATGACAGGGGAAACTTTATTGTGGCTCAATGCAAATTCATCCCACATGCAGCAGCGAATGTTATTACTGTTGAAGCAATGGCTATGAGGGATGGATTAGAGTTCGCTAATTCGCTCGGTTTGAACCAAGTTGATGTGGAGTCGGACTCACTGCAAGTCATCAATTACTGCAATGGACAGACAAAATGGTGGGATGAAGAGGCAGCTTTATTCATTGAGTGTGTGGATTTAGGATCTATGATCGGGAAGGTCATGTTTAATCATTGTCTTCGTTCTTTTAACAAAAAGAGTAGTACGTGTTAATAAATCAGACATGTCTTCTGACTTGCGTGATGAGTCGTGCAATGAATCCAACGGGAGAGAGCGCGTTCACCAGGATTGGCCTCCCTCGCGAACATTCGCCAGTTGCTTTTCCGATGGCTATTAGGCGAAACGTTCGCCAGCTAGCTTTTCCGAAGGTTATTGGGTGGAAATCGCTTTCGGTGTCAGAACTCGGACCGCATCCCTTCACCTCTTCTTTTTTTTCCCCGACAGCTCCAGGCCCCTTCATGGCTGTTGTAATCTGCAAATAAAACTGAATAAATTATGTGTCCTTTCAAATCTGGAAGACGTCCGAGCCGAAAGCCAATCATGAAGGATCTCTCCGTCCCAAACCAATCATGTACTCCTATACTAGTAGACATAAAAACGACGTGTTAACCGGGGACTGTTTCCTTTCTCCATCTTACAGGTACTAGCCCACAACATTCACTAACAAACGACATATCACTCTCACAGTGACTTTTGAGGAGACGTCCAAGCTTCAAATTCGCGTGGAGCACGATGATTACGACGCGAATTAACGCATGTTCAGAATAATTCAAACGGATGAAAAGTCAAGGCTGAGAAACAATAATGCACTCGAGGTAAGCTCCTGCTTGATTAAACAAACTGATATGAAGCAAGGAGGCCGGTGGGGGGAGCTCTAGCCTATACCCATGACAAAACAGAAGCAGGAGCAAGCTGCCACCCCCAGCCCTAGCCCCGCCCTCTTCTCCCTCCACCCTACACTTTTCTTCCTCTTCTCGTCACTAGATTCCAACTTCCAGTTCACCCCCGCCCCGAGCAAGAGGCAGCCGGCGACGACGAAGGCGGACGAGGACGAACCTTCGCACTCGCAGGGCGATGACGGGAGGCCGACGGCCATGGATCATGCCAGGAAGCGCCATCAGGAGAAGGGCTTCTTCTATGACTGGTCAGTAAATTACATGTACACAGGCGCACGGCTTGATGCTGTTGTTCCATCTCTTCTTGGTGTCTGCTTGCAGAGTTGCAGCAGCGTCCATGTCATTGATCTAACGGTTTTGTATAGCTGCAACTGTGGAAAACATATATGTGTACATAATATGTGGTGCGTCATGTTTTCTTCCATCATTTGTTTGCTGCAGCTTCTTCATGCTGTGCTGCTGCTTCTTCTGCCATGAGGCCTGCGAGCACTGCCTCAAGCGCTTCTGCTGCTGCCGCAACAAGGACGAGTGACCGACCAACCGGTCCGGAATCGGTGCTCATCCGAAGATAAACCTTGTGGATTTCCGATTGTATATTTTCAGTTTGGTTGCCAATTTGCACCATTTTAGTGCACTGGTGTAGTAAAGTCCGTGCGTGTACATCTGGAATTGGTCTTCCCCTGCATCTCAACACTGTACACCAAGAGACCCAGAGTAAGAAAACTGTGgtattcttcttctttttttgaaCCGTAAGAAAACTGTGGTATTCAGCAGATGCATAGTGTTGTACAATATCAGTCTGTTGTTGTTGCctatcctctctctctctcgctctctctctctctctctctctctctctctgcgtCATCTCAAGAAAATTGCAGTCCCGATGACATTGCCTGGCTAGGAAGTGCCCAACGTGCTTGCAAGTACAGTAAGCAGTGGCTGAGCCAATATGAGCCATGTATCCAGATTTCCAATACAGTGAGCTACTGAATCAAGCTTGCAAGgggaaaagaaagaaagagatgTGACACCCGACCGGACTAACAGAAAAATGGTGCGTACGACACTATGTTTGTCGCAGAAAATACTCAAAGTATGATTGATCTCTGGGTCCCCTTTGTTTTGCATGATTTTCACAACGAAATTCGTTTCCTATAATCCTGGCACAGCCGTCATCTGAGAGCGACTCTAGCGGTCATATATGATCAGTCGCCACAATAATTGGCTGCACGACGATTTTGCGGTTTTTGCCCACAAAGGCCGATCGTCCCTACGGCGTGTGAAACTCAGGCACCTACCCGACACACTCCGAGATTTGCCAATGAGTTAAAAAAAAACCTCCCTTATCTTGTCTTTGGGATGGTTCAATTGAATGTAATGTGATCATGGAAGAGTGGTGGTAATTGTGCAATATTTGTGTTTAGTGATGATTTTATGCATTCGAGGGATCGATGATCAATA from Triticum urartu cultivar G1812 chromosome 3, Tu2.1, whole genome shotgun sequence encodes:
- the LOC125548349 gene encoding protein CADMIUM TOLERANCE 4-like; amino-acid sequence: MTKQKQEQAATPSPSPALFSLHPTLFFLFSSLDSNFQFTPAPSKRQPATTKADEDEPSHSQGDDGRPTAMDHARKRHQEKGFFYDCFFMLCCCFFCHEACEHCLKRFCCCRNKDE